A single region of the Triplophysa dalaica isolate WHDGS20190420 chromosome 15, ASM1584641v1, whole genome shotgun sequence genome encodes:
- the gpx2 gene encoding glutathione peroxidase 2 encodes MTFIAKTFYDLQATKLEGETLDFNIFRGRVILIENVASLUGTTTQDYSQLNELQSRYPHRLVVLGFPCNQFGYQENCSNAEILNSLKYVRPGEGFQPTFSILEKCDVNGKDAHPVFSYLKDKLPYPDDDPISFMQNPKYLTWNPISRNDISWNFEKFLIGPEGEPFKRYSRKFNTIDIEPDIQRLLKLTKNESKHASDH; translated from the exons ATGACATTCATAGCAAAGACTTTTTACGACCTGCAAGCGACTAAACTGGAAGGGGAAACAttagattttaatattttccgAGGAAGAGTCATTCTTATTGAGAATGTGGCATCACTTTGAGGGACAACCACCCAGGACTACAGCCAGCTCAATGAGCTCCAGAGCAGATATCCTCACCGACTTGTGGTCCTGGGCTTTCCCTGTAACCAGTTTGGATATCAG GAGAACTGCTCTAATGCAGAAATTCTGAATTCATTGAAGTATGTACGTCCGGGTGAAGGGTTTCAGCCCACATTTTCCATTTTGGAGAAGTGTGATGTAAACGGAAAAGATGCACATCCAGTCTTTTCCTACTTGAAAGACAAGCTTCCTTATCCAGATGATGACCCTATATCATTTATGCAGAACCCTAAATATCTAACCTGGAACCCTATAAGTCGGAATGATATTTCATGGAATTTTGAAAAGTTTCTAATTGGACCAGAGGGTGAGCCCTTTAAAAGATACAGTAGAAAGTTCAACACTATTGATATTGAACCAGACATCCAAAGACTGCTAAAGCTGACTAAAAACGAATCAAAACATGCTAGTGATCATTAA